AGGTGAAGCCGGCTGCCGCCGCCGCTGCCGTCCACGAAAAAGTGGGGCGCCAGCAGGCGGGACGTGCGTTGGGGACGCCGTCCCGCCGCCGAGAGGAAGCTGTTTTGATCGGCGCGGAACTGAAAGCCCTTGAGCGGCTGGTCCGATCGTACGCTCAGCCATCCGTTGCCGGTGATCTGACCAGGAAAAAGCTCGTTGAGGGACACCTGGATCGTTCCCTGGGCCGGCAGCGGGCGATTGATCTCGGCCACGGCCGATGGCTGAGAAACCGAGAATGACGGCTGCAGCGTAGTGGTTGAGTCGGCGAAAAGGGTGATGTCGACTGAGGACGATTCGCCGGCCGTGTTGAAGAGGTGGAGGACGGTTTCCGAGTCCGCCGATTCCAGGGCCAGCGGGAAGAGAAGATCGCGCGACTCGTCCAGGGCCGCACCGATGCCGTCGAGGCGGGAGAGATTGAGGTCTCCCACCATGAAGAATCCTTGGATGGCGCTGTCGCGGCCTCGGGCCTTGATGGAGGCGATCTCCGGGTCGTCGAAGATTTGTGAGGCCGTCAGGGTGAGTTGGCGCGTATCTCCCAGATGTTCGCTGCGGGTGGGGACGACGGGTTCTCCCGATTGTGACAGCCCGTCCAAGAGGATCTCTCCTCCCTGGGGCTGCAGGGAGCGCAGCGCCAGTCCCACGAAGTCGTTGAAAAAGAAATCGGAGGCGCCGGAGAGAGTGCGGGGGGCCAGGACGATGGCGAAGTCGGCGTCGGTGCGGGGGTCGACCGCCGGTCCTCCAGGATCGACGATGACGCCGTTGGCGCTCAAGTCGCTGTCTCCGCGGCCGCCGTCGCGGAAGTGGAGGACGATGCGGCCGTCCAGGATCTCCGCTCCGGTGTCGCCGTCGAAGAGGAATTCATACCAATGCGGCGTCGGATCGTCGGCAGTGGGCCCATGCTGGAAGTAGGAGTTGGCCTGGGCGGTGCTGGTGTGCATCCACAGGGTCAGTGAGAGGGATTGGCCGGGCGTAAGCCCGTGGGCGCGGAACCCCAGCAGTCCCGAGGGCAGATTGAGAGCTTGCAGGTCGGTGTGAAGAGAAGGCGGGTGTCGCCCCTCCACCTCTGAAAGCATTACGCCTGGGGGAGCTTCCAGCGTCAGCAGATCGCCCATGACCGAGCGCAAAGTGGCCACGCCGGGCTGCTGACGGTCGGGGATGCCGTCGTTGTTGCCGTCGCCCTGGTTGGGCCCTTCGTTCTCAGCCACGTCGGGGATACCGTCGAAGTCGCTGTCGCTTCGCACCAGAGTGGTCTCTTCATCGCTGTTGTTGAGGACGTTGGGGTCGGCGGTTTCGGAGGTCACCGAAGCTTTGTTCTCGACCGCACCCTCTTCGGCGGGCTCCACCACGACTTCGATGAGGCGTGACTGGCCCTGCTCCAGACGTCCCAAAGGACAGCGGACCTGCCGTCCCGCCAAGCTACAGTCCGGCGCTTCCAGGAAGTCAACTTCGTCCGGCAGATGATCGAAGGCCACTACGTCTTCGGCGGCAGACGGACCCAGGTTGCGCACTTCAAGGGTGTAGGTCAGCGGAAGTCCCGCCGCGGCGGGATCGGCGAGGTCGCGCTTGACGATCTGCAGGTCGGCTCGGGCCTCCACCTTGGTAGAAGCGCTGCGGCTGTTGTTTGCGGTGTTGGGGTCGTTCTGATCGGCGTCGGCCTGGGCCCGAGCTTGCAGCACGCCTTGAAAGTCCTGAGGCGGCTGGACGGTGACCGCGAAGGCTTGCTCTGAACCGGCGCTCATGCTGCCCAGCGGGCAGTTCAAGGTCCATCCGTCCTGGCTGCAGCCCGCCGGCGATACCCCTACCAGGTCGACCTGCGCAGGCAGGACGATGGCAAGGTCGACGTTGTCGGCGCTTTGCGGCCCGTGGTTGAAGACCGTCACGCTGTAGACGATGTCCTGGCCGGGCAAGGCGGGATCGGGCGAGTCCTGCAAGGTCACGCCGACGTCGGCTCCGCTGACCGAGATGGAGGTGACTTCGCTGCGGGTGTTGTTGGATTCGTCGGGGTCGTGGGTGGAGGAGCCGGCTTGGGCGTCGGTGCGCATAGTTCCCGTGGCGCCGGGATCGACGTTGACGGTGACTTCAACGCTTTCGCTTTGTCCCGAAGAGAAATTTCCCAGCGAGCATTCGACGCGTCCCGCTCCCTCGCTGCAGCTTCCCGTGCCGGAAGAGGCGGAAACAAAGTCGAGCTTAAAGGAAAGCTCCACCACGAGTTCGACGTTCTCGGCCGTGTCTGGTCCCTCGTTGGTGACGTCGACGGAGTAGCTGAAACTCGATCCGGAGGGCACGGGGTCGGCGGAGTCGTCGATCAGGACCCGCAGGTCGGCCTGGTCTTCGGCGGGAGGGGGAGGCGGTGGTGGGGGCGGCGGATCCTCCCCGTTGGAATAAACCACCTGCATGGCCTCCTGGTCGTCGTTGCCCAGACTGGCTCCGCGCCCGTCGCCGTAGGCGCTGGAGCGCATGATGGCTCCCGAGACGTTGGAGTGGCCCAGTCCCAGCGCGTGTCCCACTTCGTGGGCGAAGACTTCGGCGCCGTTCTGCCCCGAGTTACCCGCGAAGAAGCACCCGGCTCCGTCTTGAGTCACGACTTCGCCCTCCAGCACCCGGTGGTAAGACTCGCCCTGAAAGTCCTGGGTGGAGGCTGTGAAGTAGGGTCCTCCGATGGCCAGCACGCCTCCCGAGCCGCAGTCGAAGGAGCCGTCGATGCTGTCGTGGGGATCGTCGAAGAGAATGGCGTTGACGTCGTCGCGGCCGTTGAATTCGTTGGTCGAGGTGGTGGTGCCGCCGTAGCGCAGGTCGACGGTCGATCCTGTGACGCTGCTCCAGGCGTCCAGCGCCTCTTCGAACTCGCTGAAAGCTCCTCCGCTGACCTCGCTCAATCCGTCCTCGTGGGCGCGCCACTGTACGTTGCCTCCCCCGTCGAAATCGAACCAGCGGATGGGCGAGCCGTTGGAAGTGCTCAACACGTAGCGGGGACGCGGAACCTGGCGGGAATCGACATCGGTGAAGTAGTCGGCCCGGTGCCGGGCGGCGGACGGTTCCCGCAGCCACTCGGCAAAGCGCTGAAAGTCGCGGGCTCGGCGGTTGTCGAACTGCCCCCCGCGCAGGTTGAAAAGGCGTGCCTCCTCGAGGATGCGCAGGGCCAGCGTGCGTCCCCGGTAGCGGACCTGGTGAAAGGCCCCCAGCAGCAGTTGGTTGACGCCCAAGGTGCCGTCGCCGCGCTGCTTGAGGAAGAGGATGGCGCGCGATCCGCGCGCAAAGCGCGGGGCCGCGGCGATGCGCAGTCCGCTGCCGTCGGGATAACGCCCGCCGGGGACGCTCACCGTCACTCGGCTCCGCGCCAGCGGATTCTTGAGCCAGCGCAGGACCCGCGCCTGGTAGCGCGTCCGCGCCGCTTCCCCCTGGAGCGGCCCCCGCAGGGACTCGATTTCGACGACCGCGATGTGATCGCTCTGATCGGCCAAGTCGGCGTCCGACATCATGACGAAGGACGTTGCCGTCAGCGTAGCCCCGCAGAGAAACACTGCAAGAAGCGCACAGACCGGCACCAAAGCAGGGAAACGAGCCGCCTCAGATGGATCCGGATCACCTGGACAAGGACCAAGCCGCGAGAAGAACTGGGCCAGCATCTAACCACCTCAACGCGTTGCGCTGACTGTGGCCCGCACAGTCAACAGTATACAGAGATCGGCCCGACTCTGAGGCCATATTCCCACTCATCGGCTGGATGCCTTGGACCGCCGGTGATCCTGCGCACAATTTGACGGGATGGGCGCGAGTGAGGCGAAGCGGGCCCCACAAACGGCCAGTCCTGGGGAAGGCTTAATCCAGGCGCTTGCGGAAGAGGCGCACGGAGGCGGCCAGGCCGGCGGCGAAGAAAGCCAGCAGCCAGAAGACCTCGAGGGGCTGCGTCCAGAGGGGGGCGCCGCGCAGCATGATGCCGCGGGAAAGGCGGATGAAGTGGGTCAGGGGCAGCAGTTCGCCCAGCCATTGGGCCGGTTCGGGCATGGCCTCGAAGGGAAACATGAATCCCGACAACAGCACCGAAGGCAAGAAGAAGAAGAAGGAAAGCTGGGTGGCTTGAAGCTGCGATTCGGTGACCGAGGAGATGACCAGGCCCAGCGTCAAGTTGGCCAGGATGAAGAAGAAGGAGGCCAGCAGCAGGTCCAACAGCGAGCCCTCCATGGGAACGGCGAAGATGACCAGTCCGGCCGCCAGGATGATGAGGATCTGCAGGATGCCGATCACCACGTAGGGCAGGATCTTGCCGATCATCAGTTCGCTGCGCTGCAAGGGGGTGGCGATGAGGAATTCGAAGGTGCCGCGCTCGCGCTCGCGCACCAGAGCCAGCGCCGTCATCAGGATCATGGTGGTGGTGAGGATGACGCCCAGCAGTCCCGGCACCACGAAGACGGCGGTGCGCAGTTGGGGATTGAAGAAGGACAGCACCACGAATGCCACCGGACGCTCGCGCACCAGCTCGGGTTCCAGTCCGAAGCGTCCGCGGTTGCGCGAGGCCCGCAGGGCGCCGGACTGGCCGGGGTTGACTTCGAAGAGCTGAATCTCGTGTTCGATGCGGTCCGAGAGTCCGTTGGCCGAGGTGCGCACCGAGCGGGCCAGGACGGGATCGGAGGCGTCCACCAGGATGGCGATTTGAGCGCCGCGTCCGCGCCGGTAGCGGCGGTCGAAATCGGGCGGAATCAGCACCGCCGCCCTCACGTCTCCCCGGCGAAGAAGGCTGCGGGCCTCCTCTTCCCCGCGGGCGTAGTGGGTGATGCGGAAAGTCTGGGTGGCCTGCAGACGTCCCAGGATGCGCCGCGAGACTTCTGAGTTGCAAGCGTCCACCACCGCCGTGGAGACTTGGCGCACGTCCTGGTTGATGGCGTAGCCGAAGAGGATCAACTGCACCAGCGGCACGAAGACCACGAATCCCATGGTCAGCCGGTCGCGGGAAAGCTGGCGCACCTCCTTGCGGGTCACCGACAAGACGCGGCGGACGAATCCAGAGGGCAGAATGGGCTTCACGAGGCCTCCTCGGCCGCTGCCATCAGCTCTTCGCCCTGAGTGAGGGCTACGAAGATGTCTTCCAGATTGGCGTCCACGGGGGAACCGTCAACGGGACCCAGTCCGGCCTGGCTGAGACGGTCGATGAGAGGCGCCAGCATTTCTTCGCAAGGAGGCGCGTCGGGCCGCGTGAGGACGCGCAGCGAGCCCCCGATCTGGGCCACGCCCGAAAGCTCGGGGACCTGGCGCAGCAAGGCGGCGGCTTCGTCCAGCCGATCCAGCCGCAGCCGCAGGACGCGTCCGCTCATGGCGCGCGAGAGTTCCAGCGGACGCCCCTCGATGGCCTTGCGTCCTCGGCGCATCATGCACAACCGGTAGCAGCGGATGGCTTCGTCCATGTAGTGGGTCGAAACCAGGATGGTGGTGCCCCGCGCCGCCAGCAGGAAGAGCTTGTCCCAGAAGTGGCGGCGGTTCTCGGGATCGACGCCGGCGGTGGGTTCGTCCAGCACCAGCAGTTCGGGCTGATGGATGTTGGCGGCAGCCAGGGCCAGCCGTTGCCTCCACCCCCCGGAAAGCGTGGCCGGACGCTGTTTGCGGCGCTCTTCCAGGCCGTACTCGTGCAGGCTTTCTTCCACCCGCTCCCAGTGCTTGCCGATGCCGTAAACCTCGGCGGCGAAGTCGAGATTCTCCTCCACTGTCAGGTCCTCATAGAGCGAGAAGTGCTGGGCCATGTAGCCGATGCGGGTGCGCAAGGCGTCGGCTTGATCGGGCATGCGCAGCCCCAGCACCTCGATTTCTCCCGAGGACGGCCTCATCAGCCCCATGAGCATGCGCATGAGGGTCGACTTGCCGGCGCCGTTGGGCCCCAGGAATCCGTAGACTTCGCCCGTCTTGACCTCCAGATCGAGGGCATCGACGGCCAGCAGGTCGCCGAAGTTTTTGCTGGCGCCGCGGGTGCGGATGGCGGGGACGCTCGCCGAATTCATGAAGCGTCCTCTGAGGGGGCCGTGTCGGGGACGGTGAGATTGACTTGGGCGGCCACTCCGGGACGCAGCTCGGCGGGCGCGTCCAGCAACTCGATGCGGGTCTCGAAGACCAGGTGGGCGCGCTCCTCCTCGGTGAGGGCGTAGTGGGGGGTGAACTCGGGTTCGCGGGCGATGTCGACGATGCGTCCGGCGAAGCTGCCGTCCAGCCCTTGGACGCGAACTGCGGCCTCCAGTCCGGGACGGACCCTGGCGGCGGCCCGGGCCGGCAGCCACACCCGCACCCAGGGATTCTCGTCGGCCAGCACCACCGCCACCACGCCGCCAGCCGGTACGCGTTCGCCTTCGTCGAAGGGAATCTGGTCGACCACGCCGTCGGCCCGGCTGCGGATGGAGAGGTCGGCCAGACGCTTTTCGCTTTGCTTGAGCCGCGCCGCGCTCTCGGCCAAGGCGGCCTGGGCTTCGTCGCGCTCGCGGCGGGCCCGGTCGAGTTCGCTGGTGGCTGTGACATTGGCCCTGCGCAGCCCTTCAACGCGCTGAAAGTCCTTCTGCTCTTCAGTGAGGGTGGCTTGGGCGGCCTGATAGACGGCTTGCCGGGCCCTCAACTCGGCCTCGGCCACTTCGACGTCGAGCTGAGCGATCAACTCTCCGGCCTCTACCCTCTGCCCCACTTGCACGGGGATGTCGACGAT
This window of the Acidobacteriota bacterium genome carries:
- a CDS encoding choice-of-anchor U domain-containing protein: MFLCGATLTATSFVMMSDADLADQSDHIAVVEIESLRGPLQGEAARTRYQARVLRWLKNPLARSRVTVSVPGGRYPDGSGLRIAAAPRFARGSRAILFLKQRGDGTLGVNQLLLGAFHQVRYRGRTLALRILEEARLFNLRGGQFDNRRARDFQRFAEWLREPSAARHRADYFTDVDSRQVPRPRYVLSTSNGSPIRWFDFDGGGNVQWRAHEDGLSEVSGGAFSEFEEALDAWSSVTGSTVDLRYGGTTTSTNEFNGRDDVNAILFDDPHDSIDGSFDCGSGGVLAIGGPYFTASTQDFQGESYHRVLEGEVVTQDGAGCFFAGNSGQNGAEVFAHEVGHALGLGHSNVSGAIMRSSAYGDGRGASLGNDDQEAMQVVYSNGEDPPPPPPPPPPAEDQADLRVLIDDSADPVPSGSSFSYSVDVTNEGPDTAENVELVVELSFKLDFVSASSGTGSCSEGAGRVECSLGNFSSGQSESVEVTVNVDPGATGTMRTDAQAGSSTHDPDESNNTRSEVTSISVSGADVGVTLQDSPDPALPGQDIVYSVTVFNHGPQSADNVDLAIVLPAQVDLVGVSPAGCSQDGWTLNCPLGSMSAGSEQAFAVTVQPPQDFQGVLQARAQADADQNDPNTANNSRSASTKVEARADLQIVKRDLADPAAAGLPLTYTLEVRNLGPSAAEDVVAFDHLPDEVDFLEAPDCSLAGRQVRCPLGRLEQGQSRLIEVVVEPAEEGAVENKASVTSETADPNVLNNSDEETTLVRSDSDFDGIPDVAENEGPNQGDGNNDGIPDRQQPGVATLRSVMGDLLTLEAPPGVMLSEVEGRHPPSLHTDLQALNLPSGLLGFRAHGLTPGQSLSLTLWMHTSTAQANSYFQHGPTADDPTPHWYEFLFDGDTGAEILDGRIVLHFRDGGRGDSDLSANGVIVDPGGPAVDPRTDADFAIVLAPRTLSGASDFFFNDFVGLALRSLQPQGGEILLDGLSQSGEPVVPTRSEHLGDTRQLTLTASQIFDDPEIASIKARGRDSAIQGFFMVGDLNLSRLDGIGAALDESRDLLFPLALESADSETVLHLFNTAGESSSVDITLFADSTTTLQPSFSVSQPSAVAEINRPLPAQGTIQVSLNELFPGQITGNGWLSVRSDQPLKGFQFRADQNSFLSAAGRRPQRTSRLLAPHFFVDGSGGGSRLHLINPGIVSISVTVKARDDESQLLGEAQLELSSNQRLSADLAELLGLQPAAGETITGFLEIDLAQQGAASPPLALGAIEFGGNRFRSLLPLIAQGRRESLFLHLAQALELNIFTGLALLNDEDAPAQVTVRAFAANGEQTAEQAFVLAPGQRRVDLLNTPTFFGAGFEQVGGYMEITSDTPVIAFALFGDNNLRYLSAIESQPLLEEE
- a CDS encoding ABC transporter permease codes for the protein MKPILPSGFVRRVLSVTRKEVRQLSRDRLTMGFVVFVPLVQLILFGYAINQDVRQVSTAVVDACNSEVSRRILGRLQATQTFRITHYARGEEEARSLLRRGDVRAAVLIPPDFDRRYRRGRGAQIAILVDASDPVLARSVRTSANGLSDRIEHEIQLFEVNPGQSGALRASRNRGRFGLEPELVRERPVAFVVLSFFNPQLRTAVFVVPGLLGVILTTTMILMTALALVRERERGTFEFLIATPLQRSELMIGKILPYVVIGILQILIILAAGLVIFAVPMEGSLLDLLLASFFFILANLTLGLVISSVTESQLQATQLSFFFFLPSVLLSGFMFPFEAMPEPAQWLGELLPLTHFIRLSRGIMLRGAPLWTQPLEVFWLLAFFAAGLAASVRLFRKRLD
- a CDS encoding ABC transporter ATP-binding protein, whose product is MNSASVPAIRTRGASKNFGDLLAVDALDLEVKTGEVYGFLGPNGAGKSTLMRMLMGLMRPSSGEIEVLGLRMPDQADALRTRIGYMAQHFSLYEDLTVEENLDFAAEVYGIGKHWERVEESLHEYGLEERRKQRPATLSGGWRQRLALAAANIHQPELLVLDEPTAGVDPENRRHFWDKLFLLAARGTTILVSTHYMDEAIRCYRLCMMRRGRKAIEGRPLELSRAMSGRVLRLRLDRLDEAAALLRQVPELSGVAQIGGSLRVLTRPDAPPCEEMLAPLIDRLSQAGLGPVDGSPVDANLEDIFVALTQGEELMAAAEEAS
- a CDS encoding efflux RND transporter periplasmic adaptor subunit; the encoded protein is MQALRGIATLVVLLAALAGCSGGETFELVGTVERKNIELAAPVSEVIVDIPVQVGQRVEAGELIAQLDVEVAEAELRARQAVYQAAQATLTEEQKDFQRVEGLRRANVTATSELDRARRERDEAQAALAESAARLKQSEKRLADLSIRSRADGVVDQIPFDEGERVPAGGVVAVVLADENPWVRVWLPARAAARVRPGLEAAVRVQGLDGSFAGRIVDIAREPEFTPHYALTEEERAHLVFETRIELLDAPAELRPGVAAQVNLTVPDTAPSEDAS